One part of the Enterococcus sp. DIV1094 genome encodes these proteins:
- a CDS encoding helix-turn-helix domain-containing protein — translation MDMAERIQHLRKTKGLSQEELADTMNVSRQAVSKWESGQSTPDLEKIIMLSEFFEVTTDYILKGIETVKDKDQQTKEILSKILYISSTAFVAIGLYSAFSGWYAEQMLEDVWGSMIIQAVGIAGYFIGKTLSKEKAPFYVDWLNLMGISFMPISMLIGYLSLLALNQGQIAPYPIGTAHTLLFGLVLFAVGVISFIFIKNRNKLSVR, via the coding sequence ATGGATATGGCAGAAAGAATACAACACTTGAGAAAAACAAAAGGGCTATCTCAAGAGGAACTTGCTGACACGATGAACGTTTCAAGGCAAGCCGTTTCTAAATGGGAGAGCGGGCAAAGTACACCGGACTTAGAAAAAATAATTATGCTTAGTGAATTTTTTGAAGTCACCACCGATTACATCCTAAAAGGAATTGAAACAGTAAAAGATAAAGACCAACAAACCAAAGAAATATTAAGTAAAATTCTCTATATCTCTTCCACAGCCTTTGTTGCGATTGGTTTATACAGTGCATTTTCTGGCTGGTATGCAGAACAAATGTTAGAAGATGTTTGGGGTTCAATGATTATCCAAGCAGTCGGAATTGCTGGCTACTTTATCGGAAAAACATTGTCGAAAGAAAAAGCACCCTTTTATGTTGATTGGCTTAATCTCATGGGAATTTCCTTTATGCCAATTTCTATGTTGATTGGTTATCTTTCGCTACTTGCTTTGAATCAAGGTCAGATTGCACCTTATCCAATTGGCACCGCTCATACTTTACTTTTTGGCTTGGTACTCTTTGCGGTTGGTGTGATAAGTTTTATCTTTATTAAAAATCGGAATAAACTCTCGGTTAGATAA
- a CDS encoding MIP/aquaporin family protein: MDYSLMTRLAAELLGTALLIVLGNGAVANVDLKGTKGYGSDWMLIAVGYGFGVMMPAMIFGGISGNHINPAFTIALASNGLFPWAEVVPYIVAQLLGAALGQLIVVACYKPYYDQTEDVNHVLGTFSTINSVGSKFNGFVNEFFGSFVLFFGALGITKAPFFQDNLGTAHLALGFLVWTLVASLGGPTGPGLNPARDFAPRLVHALLPLKHKGSSQWDYAWVPVVAPICAGIVAVFLYKALFMA, from the coding sequence ATGGATTATTCACTTATGACCCGTCTTGCGGCGGAACTACTTGGTACAGCATTATTGATCGTTTTAGGTAATGGTGCTGTTGCAAACGTAGACTTAAAAGGAACAAAAGGATATGGCAGTGACTGGATGCTGATTGCGGTCGGCTATGGTTTTGGGGTTATGATGCCAGCAATGATTTTTGGTGGAATCAGCGGAAATCATATCAATCCGGCATTTACGATTGCTTTAGCATCTAATGGGTTATTCCCTTGGGCAGAAGTCGTACCTTATATCGTCGCTCAACTACTTGGAGCGGCTCTTGGCCAATTGATCGTTGTCGCTTGTTACAAACCTTATTACGATCAAACAGAAGACGTGAATCATGTATTAGGTACTTTCTCTACGATCAACAGCGTTGGTTCTAAATTCAACGGTTTCGTCAATGAGTTCTTCGGTTCATTCGTTTTATTCTTTGGCGCATTAGGTATCACAAAAGCACCATTTTTCCAAGATAACTTAGGAACAGCTCATTTAGCTCTTGGTTTCTTAGTTTGGACATTGGTCGCTTCACTAGGTGGTCCTACTGGTCCTGGATTGAACCCTGCTCGTGACTTTGCGCCACGTTTGGTTCATGCGTTGTTACCATTGAAACATAAAGGTTCTTCACAATGGGATTACGCTTGGGTACCAGTTGTCGCACCGATTTGTGCCGGTATCGTAGCAGTCTTTCTCTACAAAGCATTATTTATGGCATAA
- a CDS encoding helix-turn-helix domain-containing protein — translation MYLSSEYLKRFDKDLYYKVLLLESFEDQAGHTAVQLAQKLQLDARSVSKYLNELSKNYHRFSGKNQDLFTKNNRSGYHFYPSLDPIERERFLIYLVQSTLKYQLLHDIFFEEFHTLYQFAQKHYISESTVHRKINEWKEQFSGYGIQLKRGSYIACGEEEIIRLYLHMTFWQLFRGKVWPFETIPQEDVKQIAEQILLFFDVRLHEIKKRRLEYMLGAFFLRKSQKHYVVLNKKKRDLIEENPLFKAFCQWMEPFLPNYFQAKEELGALFLVLMTREEYYQAPMIRQQFFTFHQQQQTPPFTALIEAKKAVSTYYQEQKLEEEPFTKEAENYLFSSHLFAYLFPQAKEMIDENGNDFSRHLVIENESLKQWLRNFFNKEKQHSDEWVYENETFLMRRYLTVLKTMRAFNRQLPKVTILLMTDFPLFEEELLKEKLRQFFKEEYQLSFLPADYRGKEVDLLLSTSKVHRKPWADLDYFIVTADLELSDYIRLFDKIKEIQIKKARKKT, via the coding sequence TTGTATTTGTCTTCTGAGTACTTAAAACGTTTTGACAAAGACTTATATTACAAAGTGCTCTTGCTCGAAAGCTTTGAAGATCAAGCAGGGCATACAGCTGTTCAACTTGCGCAAAAACTTCAGTTAGACGCGCGAAGTGTGTCCAAATATTTAAATGAATTGAGCAAAAACTATCATAGATTCAGTGGGAAAAATCAAGATTTATTTACAAAGAATAATCGCTCAGGTTATCATTTTTATCCTTCATTGGATCCCATTGAACGTGAACGCTTTTTGATTTATCTCGTGCAAAGTACGCTAAAGTATCAGCTGTTGCACGACATTTTTTTTGAAGAATTCCACACGCTCTATCAATTTGCCCAAAAGCATTATATCAGTGAGTCAACTGTTCATCGGAAAATCAATGAATGGAAAGAACAGTTTTCTGGATATGGCATCCAACTAAAAAGGGGAAGCTATATCGCATGCGGGGAAGAAGAAATCATTCGACTATATCTACATATGACTTTTTGGCAATTGTTTCGTGGAAAAGTTTGGCCTTTTGAAACGATTCCGCAAGAAGATGTGAAGCAAATCGCTGAACAAATTTTACTGTTTTTTGATGTGCGTTTGCATGAAATCAAAAAGCGGCGATTAGAGTATATGTTAGGAGCGTTTTTCTTACGCAAATCCCAAAAACATTATGTGGTTTTGAATAAGAAAAAGCGTGATTTGATTGAAGAAAATCCACTATTTAAAGCGTTCTGTCAATGGATGGAGCCTTTCTTACCCAACTATTTTCAAGCGAAAGAAGAATTAGGGGCGCTATTTCTCGTATTGATGACTCGGGAAGAATATTATCAAGCACCAATGATCCGTCAGCAGTTCTTCACTTTTCATCAACAACAACAAACGCCTCCTTTTACAGCTTTAATAGAAGCAAAAAAGGCGGTAAGTACGTATTATCAAGAGCAAAAACTAGAAGAAGAACCATTTACAAAAGAAGCAGAGAACTATTTATTCAGTAGTCACCTATTTGCTTATTTATTCCCTCAAGCGAAAGAAATGATTGATGAGAACGGTAACGATTTTAGTAGGCATTTAGTGATTGAAAATGAGTCGTTGAAACAGTGGTTGCGGAATTTTTTCAACAAAGAAAAGCAACATTCAGACGAGTGGGTCTATGAAAACGAGACATTTTTAATGCGAAGATATTTAACTGTGTTAAAAACAATGCGTGCGTTCAATCGACAATTGCCCAAGGTCACTATTTTATTGATGACGGATTTCCCTCTTTTTGAAGAAGAATTACTAAAAGAAAAACTAAGACAATTCTTCAAAGAAGAGTACCAGTTGTCGTTTTTGCCAGCGGATTATCGGGGAAAAGAGGTTGATCTGTTACTGTCTACAAGTAAGGTCCATCGCAAACCTTGGGCGGACTTAGATTACTTTATCGTGACCGCTGACCTTGAACTCTCGGATTATATCCGATTATTTGATAAAATCAAAGAAATCCAAATAAAGAAAGCGAGAAAAAAAACATGA
- a CDS encoding DUF2829 domain-containing protein yields the protein MTFEEVLPKLKTGAKVIRKGWSGFELYVVLVSGDEFDGCPVTPYFLIKTSDEGFSSFAPTVCDILAEDWMIVE from the coding sequence ATGACATTTGAAGAAGTATTACCCAAGTTGAAAACAGGTGCGAAAGTCATTCGAAAAGGCTGGAGCGGATTTGAATTATATGTAGTTCTTGTATCAGGCGATGAATTTGATGGGTGTCCAGTTACGCCATATTTTCTGATCAAAACAAGTGATGAAGGATTTTCAAGCTTCGCGCCAACCGTTTGTGACATTCTAGCAGAAGATTGGATGATCGTTGAATGA
- a CDS encoding 3-oxoacyl-ACP reductase yields the protein MTNHYPDLANQVVFVTGAAQGIGAAQAEAFLNQQAVVFGVDLKLGRMEELATKYPEHFVPFIGDISQKEVIEKAVMTCRETVGTITILLNTAGILDDYKPLLETEETLWDRIYEVNVKSLFRLTKQVLPDMLEKQTGTIINMASIAGMVAGGGGIAYTSAKHAIIGFTKQLALDYAAQGIRVKAIAPGAIQTPMNAADFAGDGEMAKWVAEETPVKRWAQPEEVAELTLFLATPQASYIHGAVVPIDGGWLLK from the coding sequence ATGACCAATCATTATCCTGATTTAGCGAATCAAGTCGTCTTTGTGACAGGCGCAGCTCAAGGAATCGGTGCTGCGCAAGCAGAAGCTTTTTTAAACCAACAAGCGGTCGTGTTTGGAGTGGATTTGAAATTAGGACGTATGGAAGAACTAGCTACAAAATACCCTGAGCATTTTGTTCCATTTATCGGTGACATTTCGCAAAAAGAAGTGATTGAAAAAGCGGTCATGACTTGCCGTGAAACAGTCGGGACCATTACTATTTTGTTGAACACCGCAGGGATTCTTGATGATTACAAGCCTTTGTTAGAAACAGAAGAAACACTTTGGGATCGAATCTATGAGGTCAACGTGAAAAGCTTGTTTCGACTAACAAAACAAGTATTGCCGGATATGTTAGAAAAGCAAACAGGTACGATTATCAACATGGCCTCGATTGCAGGTATGGTAGCTGGTGGTGGCGGAATCGCCTATACGAGTGCGAAGCATGCAATCATCGGGTTTACGAAACAATTAGCTCTTGATTATGCGGCTCAAGGGATCCGCGTAAAAGCCATCGCACCAGGAGCTATCCAAACACCAATGAATGCGGCTGATTTTGCAGGCGATGGAGAGATGGCAAAATGGGTGGCAGAAGAGACACCTGTCAAACGTTGGGCGCAACCAGAAGAAGTGGCAGAATTAACGTTGTTTCTTGCGACGCCTCAAGCGAGTTATATCCATGGGGCAGTCGTCCCAATCGATGGCGGTTGGCTGCTTAAATAG
- a CDS encoding DUF998 domain-containing protein — protein sequence MKGLNWLMPLGMVSVVAYVLHVFLGQHLWKTYDPITTDISSLTAVDAPNAELLNAILLVYGLCFLLFVVGMVVKSVEKYHWLTRIGYLLFLVMAITTVVGYKLFPLTGDKTEMNFQNMMHIIVTIIVVFTTISALFLIGFGYLKQEKLPTFGKICIATATLITLFGALNPIGMAQGWNILGLTERMVIFPLQAFVFFLSYIYTTNNKLIVSDE from the coding sequence ATGAAAGGGCTCAACTGGTTGATGCCTCTTGGAATGGTCAGTGTAGTGGCATATGTTTTACATGTTTTTCTTGGTCAACACCTTTGGAAAACCTATGATCCAATCACCACAGACATTAGCTCGTTAACCGCAGTCGATGCACCAAATGCGGAATTATTGAATGCAATCCTGCTTGTTTATGGATTATGCTTTTTACTTTTCGTCGTTGGAATGGTCGTGAAATCAGTTGAAAAGTATCATTGGTTGACCCGAATCGGTTATCTGCTCTTTCTTGTGATGGCAATTACCACGGTGGTGGGGTATAAACTATTTCCACTGACCGGCGACAAAACGGAGATGAATTTTCAAAATATGATGCACATCATCGTGACGATCATTGTCGTATTCACTACCATTTCCGCCCTTTTCCTGATTGGTTTTGGCTACCTTAAACAAGAAAAACTACCAACATTTGGAAAAATCTGTATAGCAACTGCCACATTGATTACTTTATTTGGGGCATTGAATCCAATTGGTATGGCACAAGGTTGGAATATTTTAGGATTGACAGAACGAATGGTGATTTTTCCGCTGCAAGCATTTGTTTTTTTCCTGTCTTATATCTATACAACAAACAATAAGTTGATAGTGAGCGACGAATAA
- a CDS encoding ABC transporter ATP-binding protein, producing the protein MLEVNNLVKSFGNYTAVDQVSFQIPRGKIMGLIGQNGAGKTTTFRLILDFLTQDQGEVLWNGQHLSEKDYDVIGYLPEERGLYPRVSIQEQLIYFASLRGKTKKEIEPKIDFWMEKFQVKGKKTDKVKSLSKGNQQKVQLIATLIHEPKLIILDEPFSGLDPVNAELLKDGIIELKDKGSSVIFSSHNMDNVEKICDHLIMLRNGKMVLDGKVHEIREAFGRTKLFLESDLSKEEIEEISGVQQVNMREDQSLEITLEDPEVGKEIFARAMQSGYIPMFNQQPPTLEEIFKMKAGELGA; encoded by the coding sequence ATGTTAGAAGTGAATAATTTAGTAAAGAGTTTTGGGAATTACACAGCAGTGGATCAAGTATCCTTTCAAATTCCCCGTGGGAAGATCATGGGTTTGATCGGGCAAAACGGAGCTGGGAAAACGACGACTTTTCGTTTGATTTTAGATTTTTTGACACAAGATCAAGGAGAGGTTTTATGGAATGGACAACACTTAAGTGAAAAAGACTATGATGTGATTGGCTATTTGCCAGAGGAACGCGGACTTTATCCAAGGGTATCAATCCAAGAACAGTTGATTTATTTTGCCTCACTTCGAGGGAAAACCAAAAAAGAAATCGAACCTAAAATCGATTTTTGGATGGAGAAATTTCAAGTGAAAGGAAAGAAAACAGATAAAGTAAAATCGCTGTCTAAAGGAAATCAACAAAAAGTCCAACTGATTGCTACATTGATCCATGAACCTAAATTGATCATTCTAGATGAACCATTCAGCGGCTTAGATCCAGTCAATGCAGAGTTATTAAAAGATGGGATCATCGAATTGAAAGATAAAGGTTCAAGTGTCATCTTTTCAAGTCATAATATGGACAATGTGGAGAAGATTTGTGATCATTTGATCATGTTACGGAATGGAAAAATGGTTTTAGATGGCAAAGTCCATGAGATCCGTGAAGCCTTTGGGCGTACAAAGCTGTTTCTTGAATCAGATCTTTCGAAAGAAGAGATTGAAGAAATCAGTGGCGTACAACAAGTCAATATGCGTGAGGACCAATCTTTAGAAATCACATTAGAAGATCCAGAAGTAGGTAAAGAAATTTTCGCTCGTGCCATGCAATCTGGCTATATCCCAATGTTCAATCAACAACCACCAACATTGGAAGAAATATTTAAAATGAAAGCGGGTGAGCTCGGTGCGTAA
- a CDS encoding ABC transporter permease: MRKFWIIAKDVYWKNVKTFSFLIMILVPFFTMGISYVASTFAQRTGEINRIGIVADNEEISQYLEQIKSDDFEFEAVETEQAGEEKLADEQLDAYMIISTENNTVSGELFSENSLGQVTQVIIQQQLNGIQSMIRATNLGVTPEEVAQLSQQATFTRQKVSFDENGEMMIGEDHSRVQNIVSSIVSVFLLLIIMTYSQIIAQEIASEKGTRIMEVILSSTTAQKHFYGKLTGILLVALTQMGLYAIIFGFGYTQFKDMEIVQMFLADVSLEMFFGPFLWYVLLFMILGILIYSILAALCGSLVNKAEDTAKAIVPVTYLSIGGYGLGVMLAVIDPSNIVLRITSYIPFLSSYIMPIRLANETAQNMEAWISLIILLVATLGLMFFSATMYKSNVLVYSEGGIWSSLKQSISIMRNEKK, encoded by the coding sequence GTGCGTAAATTTTGGATCATTGCAAAAGATGTCTATTGGAAAAATGTCAAAACGTTCTCCTTTCTCATCATGATTCTAGTTCCGTTTTTTACCATGGGAATCAGTTATGTTGCAAGTACGTTTGCACAACGAACTGGTGAAATCAATCGTATAGGGATCGTAGCAGACAATGAGGAAATTTCTCAGTATCTGGAACAAATCAAGTCGGATGATTTTGAATTTGAAGCAGTAGAGACTGAACAAGCAGGTGAAGAGAAGTTAGCAGACGAGCAGTTAGATGCGTATATGATCATTTCAACTGAAAATAATACCGTTTCTGGAGAGTTGTTCAGTGAGAATTCATTAGGACAAGTGACTCAAGTCATAATCCAACAGCAGTTGAATGGCATCCAATCGATGATTCGTGCGACAAACTTAGGTGTAACGCCTGAAGAAGTTGCTCAACTAAGTCAGCAGGCAACATTTACTCGGCAAAAAGTCAGCTTTGACGAGAATGGTGAAATGATGATCGGAGAAGATCATTCGCGAGTCCAAAATATAGTCAGTTCGATTGTTAGCGTGTTCTTGCTTCTTATTATCATGACTTATTCACAAATCATTGCGCAAGAAATTGCTTCTGAAAAAGGAACAAGAATCATGGAAGTCATATTATCGAGTACTACGGCACAAAAACATTTTTATGGAAAATTGACAGGAATCTTACTTGTGGCACTCACGCAAATGGGATTGTATGCCATTATTTTTGGATTTGGCTATACGCAGTTCAAAGATATGGAGATCGTCCAAATGTTTTTAGCAGATGTATCCTTGGAGATGTTCTTTGGACCATTCCTATGGTATGTACTACTATTTATGATTTTAGGTATTTTGATCTATTCTATTTTAGCGGCTCTTTGCGGTTCGTTAGTCAATAAAGCAGAGGATACAGCAAAAGCAATCGTTCCTGTGACGTATCTTTCTATTGGTGGCTATGGATTAGGGGTGATGCTAGCTGTAATTGATCCGAGTAATATCGTTCTTCGCATCACGTCTTATATTCCATTTCTTTCGTCATATATCATGCCGATTCGCTTGGCAAATGAAACAGCGCAGAATATGGAGGCTTGGATTTCATTGATCATCCTGCTTGTAGCGACATTAGGACTGATGTTCTTTTCTGCCACAATGTATAAATCCAATGTCTTGGTCTATAGTGAAGGTGGGATTTGGAGTTCCTTGAAACAATCGATTTCCATCATGCGAAATGAGAAAAAATAG
- a CDS encoding GNAT family N-acetyltransferase: MLKTMNDRQVKQCEKYYTKCMADEKKEGKVIRFTDERLLDMYDLNFTLIAESDSQEELLDIIEREVLLRKEQKHSFCKIQIYFQLNSEQLAQVEQQVEIETDGFYLFDLSKFDHIRSRTDCKVIKVTNLSQLKEKLMIELEDETDPDYMAFVENKEKRKEEVYLSEGKINTYLCYDETNQVVGSCDLFIHQGIAKIEDFHIISEEQRKGYGTTLIKELMKDAIEQGATKVYLVANEDETAKEMYLKLGFEKIGEQQGIFFQW; this comes from the coding sequence ATGTTAAAAACAATGAATGACCGACAAGTGAAGCAATGTGAGAAATACTATACAAAATGTATGGCAGATGAAAAAAAAGAAGGAAAAGTGATTCGATTTACAGATGAGCGATTACTAGATATGTATGACCTAAATTTCACGTTGATCGCTGAAAGTGATTCCCAAGAGGAGTTGTTGGATATCATCGAACGGGAAGTGTTGCTTAGAAAAGAACAAAAGCATTCATTTTGTAAAATCCAAATATATTTTCAACTCAACAGTGAGCAGTTAGCACAAGTTGAACAACAAGTTGAAATAGAAACAGATGGTTTTTATTTGTTTGATTTGTCTAAATTTGATCATATCCGCTCAAGAACAGACTGTAAAGTAATAAAAGTCACGAATCTTTCGCAATTAAAAGAAAAATTGATGATTGAGTTAGAGGACGAAACGGACCCAGATTACATGGCTTTTGTAGAAAATAAAGAAAAACGCAAAGAAGAAGTTTATTTGAGTGAAGGCAAAATTAATACGTATCTTTGTTATGATGAGACAAATCAAGTGGTGGGCAGTTGTGATTTGTTTATTCATCAAGGGATAGCAAAAATTGAAGATTTCCACATCATTTCTGAGGAACAGCGCAAAGGGTATGGCACGACGTTGATCAAAGAATTAATGAAGGATGCCATAGAACAAGGAGCTACCAAGGTTTATCTAGTAGCGAATGAAGACGAAACAGCAAAAGAGATGTATTTAAAACTTGGGTTTGAAAAAATCGGAGAACAGCAGGGGATCTTCTTTCAATGGTAG
- a CDS encoding nucleotide disphospho-sugar-binding domain-containing protein, which translates to METIVFAPATFNLAETTRMIEVANNLKDAGHCIFFGFSKTYKHLIEDAGFTFYLLKPIFTLEQEKQIIKVDQMKSIRHPFTFKIVQERIENELAFYQKKQPKVIVTGTNITAFLSARIYKVPLIYIKPFTLTREQLSLYDAPAPHQLTQKIIPTNFIWSICKKIFLHTKWKPYALKRVAKKYGLTLPKYTIDLLSGELDLLTTHPTFISEVPLSKNMRIVGPIYARFDLEIPDFIKKVIQAAKANKVKVIYLSMGSSGNKKMILKLLNILNRLDCVVIAPVKHFITGDSNENNFGKNIYLTELLPAHLISKEVDLSIIHGGEGTVQTACTSGKPFIGVGLQYEQELNIRYCEQFGNALSVRPNEIKYHKIVTMLQKISSKRYSQKAIEMKTLMEIDGAKNAAEIIKAEYL; encoded by the coding sequence ATGGAGACAATCGTATTTGCCCCAGCAACATTCAATTTAGCGGAAACAACAAGAATGATTGAGGTAGCAAATAATTTAAAAGACGCGGGGCATTGTATTTTTTTTGGATTTTCTAAAACTTATAAGCATCTAATAGAGGATGCAGGATTCACTTTTTATTTATTAAAACCTATATTTACCTTGGAACAAGAGAAACAAATAATCAAAGTAGATCAAATGAAGTCCATCAGACATCCGTTTACGTTTAAAATCGTTCAGGAACGAATAGAAAATGAGTTGGCTTTCTATCAGAAGAAGCAGCCTAAAGTGATTGTCACAGGAACGAATATCACTGCCTTTTTATCCGCTAGAATCTATAAAGTACCACTGATATATATCAAACCTTTTACGTTGACAAGAGAGCAACTATCTTTGTATGATGCACCTGCACCTCATCAACTGACACAAAAAATAATTCCAACCAACTTCATTTGGTCAATCTGCAAAAAAATATTCCTTCATACAAAATGGAAACCTTATGCACTAAAGCGTGTAGCCAAAAAGTATGGTTTGACACTTCCAAAATATACGATTGACTTATTATCGGGTGAGTTGGATTTGCTCACGACGCATCCAACGTTTATTTCGGAAGTACCCTTATCAAAAAATATGCGTATAGTAGGTCCCATTTATGCTCGATTCGATTTAGAAATACCTGATTTCATCAAAAAGGTGATTCAAGCTGCGAAAGCGAATAAAGTGAAAGTGATCTATTTATCTATGGGGAGTTCAGGGAACAAAAAAATGATCTTAAAACTTTTGAATATTCTTAACAGATTGGATTGTGTCGTGATAGCACCAGTAAAACACTTCATAACAGGAGATTCTAACGAAAATAATTTTGGTAAGAATATCTATTTGACAGAGTTATTACCAGCACATCTGATTTCAAAAGAAGTTGATCTTTCAATCATCCATGGCGGAGAGGGAACTGTCCAAACGGCTTGCACATCAGGTAAGCCATTTATTGGTGTCGGACTTCAATATGAGCAAGAATTGAACATTCGCTATTGTGAACAATTTGGGAATGCATTATCTGTACGTCCAAATGAAATAAAGTATCATAAAATAGTAACTATGCTTCAAAAAATTTCTTCCAAGAGATATAGCCAAAAAGCAATCGAAATGAAGACACTTATGGAGATAGATGGTGCAAAAAATGCAGCAGAGATCATTAAGGCAGAATATCTCTGA